In Oceanobacillus sp. FSL K6-2867, one DNA window encodes the following:
- the asd gene encoding aspartate-semialdehyde dehydrogenase codes for MVQKTAFNVAVVGATGAVGQKIMQLLEEKNFPINKIKLLSSKRSAGKKVVFNNKEVTIEEAKPESFEDVDIALFSAGGSISKALAPEAVKRGAVVIDNTSAYRMEENVPLVVPEVNNEDIAKHNGIIANPNCSTIQMVAALKPIKEAFGINRIIVSTYQAVSGAGAQAVEELKTQSNQHLNGEEMEANLLPVSGDEKHYPIAFNALPQIDVFGDNGYTFEEMKMINETKKILHDSDLSVAATCVRLPFFTSHAESVYIEVEQDNVRVEDIWKQLEAADGVVLEDNPKTQTYPTPLSAADKEEVFVGRVRHDIDNAKGFHLWVVSDNLLKGAALNTVQIAQSLIKNNWL; via the coding sequence ATGGTACAGAAGACAGCATTTAATGTCGCAGTGGTTGGAGCAACAGGGGCAGTCGGACAAAAAATCATGCAATTATTAGAGGAGAAAAATTTTCCAATAAATAAAATTAAATTGCTCTCATCAAAAAGATCTGCGGGTAAAAAAGTAGTATTTAACAATAAAGAGGTCACAATTGAAGAAGCTAAACCGGAAAGTTTTGAAGATGTGGATATTGCCCTATTCTCAGCTGGAGGTTCTATTTCAAAGGCACTTGCACCAGAAGCGGTTAAGCGTGGTGCGGTTGTAATTGACAATACAAGTGCTTACAGAATGGAAGAAAATGTGCCTTTAGTTGTTCCTGAGGTAAATAATGAAGATATCGCCAAGCATAACGGCATTATTGCAAATCCGAACTGCTCGACTATTCAAATGGTAGCAGCATTAAAGCCTATTAAGGAAGCCTTTGGGATTAACCGGATTATTGTATCCACGTATCAAGCAGTTTCTGGTGCTGGAGCTCAGGCGGTTGAAGAACTGAAGACACAATCGAACCAGCATTTGAACGGCGAGGAGATGGAAGCAAACTTACTTCCGGTTTCAGGTGATGAAAAACATTATCCAATTGCATTTAATGCTTTACCGCAAATTGATGTTTTTGGAGATAATGGGTACACGTTTGAAGAAATGAAAATGATTAATGAAACGAAGAAAATTCTGCATGATTCTGACCTATCTGTAGCTGCTACATGTGTAAGGCTGCCATTCTTTACTTCCCATGCAGAAAGTGTTTATATAGAAGTTGAGCAAGATAATGTTCGTGTTGAGGATATTTGGAAACAGCTCGAAGCTGCTGATGGAGTAGTGCTTGAGGATAATCCAAAAACACAGACATACCCAACGCCGTTAAGTGCTGCAGATAAAGAAGAGGTTTTTGTCGGCCGCGTTCGTCATGATATCGATAATGCTAAAGGATTCCATCTTTGGGTTGTATCTGACAATCTTCTTAAAGGCGCTGCACTAAATACGGTTCAGATTGCGCAATCTTTAATAAAAAATAATTGGCTATAA
- the dapG gene encoding aspartate kinase, which translates to MEILVQKFGGTSVQSEENREYVIKHIKDALIKGYKLVVVVSALGRKPDPYATDTLLGLVDYPNNQNSARELDLLMSCGEIISSVVLSNELQKSHISATALTGSQAGFLTSEDFNKARIKEVNPTRILKELENHDVVVIAGFQGQSHTGEITTIGRGGSDTTAAALGVALNAERIEIFTDVNGIMTADPRVVKSARPLEIVTYTEICNLAYQGAKVIHPRAVEIAMQGKIPMRIRSTYSEDLGTLVTSSRVLEMGVDIPDRMITGIAHMSSISQIKVKTKESAYRLQSEVFKAMAEAGISVDFINISPTGVIYTVPEALTEKAVHILEVLGFYPEVTEGCAKVSAVGAGMTGVPGVASKIVQALTNSGVQILQSADSHTTIWVLVHKNDLITAVNALHEVFDLSHINELQR; encoded by the coding sequence ATGGAAATATTGGTTCAAAAATTTGGCGGAACTTCTGTTCAATCAGAAGAAAACAGAGAATATGTCATCAAACATATTAAAGATGCTTTAATAAAAGGTTATAAATTAGTTGTTGTTGTTTCCGCATTAGGAAGAAAGCCGGATCCATATGCTACAGACACGTTATTGGGGCTTGTTGATTATCCAAATAATCAAAATTCAGCCAGGGAATTGGATCTGCTTATGTCTTGTGGTGAAATTATATCTTCTGTTGTTCTTTCAAATGAGCTGCAGAAGTCCCACATTTCTGCCACCGCATTAACTGGTTCACAAGCAGGGTTTTTAACGTCAGAAGACTTTAATAAGGCTCGGATTAAAGAGGTAAACCCAACACGTATTTTAAAAGAATTGGAAAACCATGATGTTGTCGTGATAGCAGGTTTTCAAGGACAAAGCCATACTGGTGAGATTACAACAATTGGCCGTGGAGGAAGCGATACAACTGCAGCTGCATTAGGGGTTGCTCTAAATGCGGAGAGAATTGAAATTTTTACGGATGTTAATGGTATTATGACTGCAGATCCCCGTGTCGTGAAAAGCGCACGGCCATTGGAAATCGTCACATATACAGAGATATGCAATCTTGCATATCAAGGAGCAAAAGTCATCCATCCTCGAGCAGTAGAAATTGCCATGCAAGGAAAGATTCCAATGAGAATTAGATCAACATATTCTGAAGATCTGGGTACGTTAGTTACTTCATCTAGAGTTTTGGAAATGGGTGTCGACATTCCAGATCGGATGATTACGGGAATCGCTCACATGTCATCTATTTCACAAATCAAAGTAAAGACAAAGGAATCTGCCTACCGATTACAGTCAGAAGTCTTTAAGGCAATGGCTGAAGCCGGTATTTCGGTTGATTTTATTAATATTTCTCCAACAGGTGTTATCTATACGGTTCCTGAAGCACTAACAGAGAAAGCTGTTCATATCCTAGAAGTATTAGGGTTTTATCCAGAAGTAACAGAGGGTTGTGCGAAGGTCTCGGCTGTTGGGGCAGGAATGACTGGTGTTCCAGGAGTAGCCTCCAAAATTGTTCAGGCTCTGACAAATTCAGGTGTACAAATTTTACAATCCGCCGACAGCCATACAACCATTTGGGTTCTTGTGCATAAAAACGATCTTATTACAGCGGTAAATGCATTGCATGAAGTTTTTGATCTCAGTCATATAAATGAACTTCAAAGATAA
- the dapA gene encoding 4-hydroxy-tetrahydrodipicolinate synthase: protein MNFGKVLTAMVTPFDSNGQIDFEQTSVLIDYLIDNGTDALVIAGTTGESPTLSTEEKMKLFKYVVQKADKRVPVIAGTGSNSTKASIDLTKKAEECGVDGIMLVTPYYNKPDQRGMYAHFAAIAKETSLPIMLYNIPGRSVVNLTAETVINLSQIDNIVSMKEASGDLDQVAEIIEHTTNGFSVYSGDDGLTIPMLAIGADGVVSVASHVIGNEMQSMVQQFKNGQVHEAAALHRKLLPIMNGLFAAPSPSPVKAALQLKGIETGGVRLPLVPLTDEEMNKLKLLLDK from the coding sequence ATGAATTTTGGCAAAGTACTGACGGCGATGGTTACTCCATTTGATAGCAACGGGCAAATTGATTTTGAACAGACGAGCGTATTAATTGATTATTTAATTGATAATGGGACGGATGCACTTGTAATAGCAGGAACGACAGGAGAATCTCCGACATTAAGCACGGAAGAGAAAATGAAACTGTTTAAGTATGTTGTACAAAAAGCAGATAAGCGAGTCCCCGTTATTGCGGGAACAGGAAGTAACAGCACGAAGGCATCTATTGATTTGACAAAGAAAGCTGAAGAATGCGGTGTTGACGGGATTATGCTTGTGACACCATATTATAATAAGCCTGATCAGCGTGGAATGTATGCGCATTTTGCTGCGATTGCCAAGGAAACGAGTTTGCCTATCATGCTTTATAATATACCGGGTCGTTCAGTAGTAAACTTGACTGCAGAAACCGTTATTAATTTAAGTCAAATTGATAATATCGTCTCCATGAAAGAAGCAAGTGGTGATCTCGACCAGGTTGCAGAAATTATTGAACATACAACGAATGGTTTCAGTGTATACAGTGGAGACGATGGATTAACGATTCCAATGCTGGCAATTGGTGCTGATGGAGTCGTTTCAGTTGCTTCACATGTTATTGGTAATGAAATGCAGTCAATGGTTCAGCAATTTAAAAATGGCCAGGTTCACGAAGCAGCAGCATTGCATCGTAAATTGCTCCCGATTATGAATGGACTATTTGCAGCACCAAGTCCAAGCCCTGTTAAGGCAGCACTGCAATTGAAAGGAATTGAGACAGGCGGTGTACGACTGCCACTGGTTCCTTTAACAGATGAAGAAATGAATAAGTTGAAGCTTCTATTAGATAAATAA
- a CDS encoding ATP-dependent Clp protease proteolytic subunit, with protein sequence MNNNPEENENQEDKQPNASSIVEKIQQLGQSNIPQAPDSNIHVLSIIGQVEGHIQLPPQNKTTKYEHLLPQLIAIEQNPKIEGLIILLNTVGGDVEAGLALAEMIASISKPTVSIVLGGGHSIGVPIAVATDYSFIVPTATMTIHPVRLTGLVIGVPQTFEYLDKMQERVIQFVIEHSNIKEEKFKDLMFAKGNLTRDIGTNVIGKDAVEYGLIDQVGGVKEAMSKLTTFIASNDGAEGGVIQ encoded by the coding sequence ATGAATAACAATCCAGAAGAAAATGAAAATCAAGAAGACAAACAGCCAAATGCATCATCAATTGTTGAGAAAATCCAACAGCTTGGTCAGTCTAATATTCCACAAGCACCTGATTCAAATATTCATGTCCTGTCAATTATTGGTCAAGTGGAAGGCCATATCCAGCTGCCGCCTCAAAATAAGACAACTAAATATGAACATTTATTACCGCAGCTTATTGCTATTGAACAGAATCCAAAAATTGAAGGGCTAATTATTCTGTTGAATACAGTTGGAGGAGATGTTGAAGCGGGTCTTGCTCTTGCTGAAATGATTGCTTCGATTTCAAAACCGACAGTATCCATTGTCCTTGGAGGCGGGCATTCGATTGGAGTGCCGATAGCAGTAGCCACCGACTATTCCTTCATTGTTCCTACAGCAACCATGACGATTCATCCGGTTCGATTAACTGGTTTAGTTATTGGAGTACCCCAAACCTTCGAATATTTAGATAAAATGCAAGAAAGGGTCATTCAATTTGTTATCGAGCATTCAAACATTAAAGAAGAGAAGTTTAAGGATCTAATGTTTGCAAAAGGTAATTTAACGAGGGATATTGGTACAAATGTAATCGGAAAAGACGCAGTAGAATATGGATTAATTGATCAGGTGGGTGGTGTAAAAGAGGCCATGAGTAAATTAACAACATTTATTGCAAGTAACGACGGTGCAGAAGGTGGTGTCATACAATGA
- a CDS encoding YlzJ-like family protein, with translation MILYTPLTQHDIFPVDQEGYSNMEHIAYDGRMIYAKKTKDGSYQIQQLVSTDPQDYLRDEFSPGSTLG, from the coding sequence ATGATTTTGTATACGCCGTTAACTCAGCATGATATCTTTCCCGTAGATCAGGAAGGATACTCAAATATGGAGCATATCGCTTATGATGGCAGAATGATATATGCAAAAAAAACGAAGGATGGCTCCTATCAAATTCAGCAGCTTGTTTCGACTGACCCACAAGATTATTTGCGGGATGAATTTTCTCCTGGCAGTACTCTTGGTTAA
- a CDS encoding DNA translocase FtsK: MAKKRKRKSAKKTRSMRLELLGLLFIFLSIFGSGASAISDGAIPGWMEHFFQFFLGIWYFIASVFLFITGVRLLIKRKYPDFWSRKMVGFYILFAGILLLTHIQTIESLLVTAGNVSIIGTTWNNFLDYVSGAGTVVQTGGGMFGAVLFTFCNFLFSLAGSKIVAVFSILIGIIFITDISIGDLFSKFFSRIKKSTEEKIVKWKDVRAAKKQQKEEQKLQDNAVIEAVQHEEPVINDFTDIAYAANDNEKAPVHEAPLEEEKAEKTEAAEADDVPEMAMTETENPEYILPSPNLLADPAHNSQQKEKSQIQATVRKLEQTFKSFGVKARITKVHVGPAVTKYEVYPEAGVKVSKIVSLHDDLALALAAKDIRIEAPIPGKSAVGIEVPNQEVAMVSLREVLDKTWNSKSSKLLYALGRDISGEAVVGELNKMPHLLIAGATGSGKSVCVNGIITSILMRTKPHEVKMMMIDPKKVELNVYNGIPHLLAPVVTDPKKASRALKKVVSEMERRYDLFSDTGTRNIEGYNEYIRKYNIASEEMQPQLPYIVVLVDELADLMMVASNDVEDSITRLAQMARAAGIHLIIATQRPSVDVITGVIKANIPSRIAFSVSSQTDSRTILDSGGAEKLLGRGDMLFMPVGSSKPTRVQGAFLSDEEVERVVNHCIEQQKASYQEEMIPEDINDAVEEVDDELYEDAVQMIIEMQSASVSMLQRRFRIGYTRAARLIDAMEARGIVGPYEGSKPRTVLVSQAAEEKTM, from the coding sequence ATGGCGAAAAAAAGAAAGCGAAAAAGCGCTAAAAAGACAAGGTCTATGAGGTTGGAACTTTTAGGGCTGCTGTTTATCTTTTTATCCATCTTCGGGAGCGGAGCAAGTGCAATAAGCGATGGTGCAATACCTGGCTGGATGGAACATTTCTTCCAATTTTTCCTGGGAATTTGGTATTTTATTGCATCTGTTTTCTTGTTTATTACTGGAGTTCGGCTATTGATCAAACGAAAATATCCCGATTTCTGGAGTAGAAAAATGGTAGGATTTTATATTCTTTTTGCAGGTATTCTACTATTAACACATATACAAACAATTGAGAGTTTGCTAGTTACAGCTGGAAATGTATCCATTATCGGTACTACCTGGAATAATTTCTTAGACTACGTTAGTGGCGCTGGTACGGTAGTACAAACAGGTGGAGGAATGTTTGGAGCTGTACTTTTTACTTTCTGCAATTTTTTATTTTCATTAGCTGGTTCTAAAATCGTTGCTGTTTTTTCTATATTAATTGGTATTATATTTATTACCGATATATCCATTGGCGACTTATTTTCCAAGTTTTTTTCAAGAATAAAAAAGAGTACGGAAGAAAAGATTGTCAAATGGAAGGATGTACGAGCGGCTAAAAAGCAGCAGAAAGAAGAACAGAAATTACAAGACAATGCGGTTATTGAAGCTGTACAGCATGAGGAACCAGTAATTAATGATTTTACGGATATTGCTTATGCGGCAAACGATAATGAAAAAGCGCCTGTTCATGAAGCACCACTTGAAGAAGAAAAAGCTGAAAAGACAGAAGCTGCAGAAGCGGATGATGTTCCGGAAATGGCAATGACAGAAACAGAAAATCCGGAATATATACTGCCGTCACCTAATTTACTGGCTGATCCAGCTCATAATTCACAGCAAAAGGAAAAGTCACAAATACAAGCTACTGTTCGAAAGCTTGAACAAACATTTAAAAGTTTTGGTGTGAAGGCTAGAATTACAAAAGTGCACGTGGGACCTGCCGTCACAAAATATGAGGTATATCCAGAAGCTGGTGTTAAGGTGAGTAAAATTGTTAGTCTGCACGATGATTTAGCACTAGCATTAGCGGCCAAGGACATACGGATAGAAGCGCCGATCCCTGGGAAATCTGCAGTTGGAATCGAAGTACCAAACCAAGAAGTTGCGATGGTATCGTTACGAGAAGTACTCGATAAAACGTGGAATAGTAAATCCTCGAAACTGCTTTATGCATTAGGAAGAGATATATCTGGTGAGGCTGTGGTTGGAGAGTTAAACAAGATGCCCCATCTATTGATTGCTGGTGCAACTGGCAGTGGGAAGAGTGTCTGCGTTAACGGCATTATCACGAGCATTTTAATGCGTACAAAACCGCACGAAGTTAAAATGATGATGATCGATCCAAAGAAAGTGGAACTGAATGTATATAATGGAATTCCCCATCTGCTTGCTCCGGTTGTGACAGATCCTAAAAAGGCATCACGTGCATTAAAAAAAGTAGTTTCTGAAATGGAAAGAAGATATGATTTATTTTCTGATACTGGAACACGTAATATTGAAGGATATAACGAATATATTCGTAAATATAATATAGCTTCAGAGGAAATGCAGCCACAACTACCTTACATTGTTGTTCTTGTAGATGAGCTTGCCGATTTAATGATGGTCGCTTCAAATGATGTAGAAGATTCCATTACTCGATTGGCTCAAATGGCTCGCGCAGCAGGTATTCACCTAATAATCGCTACACAGCGCCCGTCAGTTGACGTTATTACAGGTGTGATTAAGGCAAATATCCCTTCTCGGATTGCATTTAGTGTTTCTTCCCAGACGGACTCAAGGACGATACTCGACTCAGGTGGAGCGGAAAAACTGCTTGGACGAGGGGACATGCTGTTCATGCCTGTAGGCTCTTCTAAGCCAACACGTGTACAGGGAGCATTTTTATCTGATGAAGAAGTAGAACGAGTTGTTAACCATTGTATAGAACAGCAGAAAGCTTCCTATCAGGAAGAAATGATCCCTGAAGATATAAATGATGCAGTAGAAGAAGTAGATGACGAGTTATATGAAGATGCAGTACAGATGATTATTGAAATGCAGAGTGCCAGTGTCTCCATGCTGCAACGGAGGTTCCGAATTGGTTATACCCGGGCAGCAAGATTGATTGATGCAATGGAAGCCCGAGGTATTGTTGGGCCATATGAAGGAAGCAAACCAAGAACTGTGTTAGTTTCGCAGGCAGCAGAAGAAAAAACAATGTAG
- a CDS encoding GntR family transcriptional regulator, whose translation MSIKTDSRHLYLQVIDEITKDIENGKYREKEKLPSEYQLSKQLGVSRATLREALRILEEDNVVTRRHGVGTFVNSKPIFSSGIEELSSVTQMIEQSGKIAGSQYLSTELIEATDEDKAKFSPRKVNTLAKIERVRTADNKPVVFCIDKVPENLIPLDRVHEEDSIFELLEDYANKRIAYAVTYIEPISYHDRIYSILDCVPDQSLLLLKQIHYTSKDEAILYSANYFRSDIFSFHVLRKRV comes from the coding sequence GTGTCGATTAAAACGGATTCAAGGCATTTATATTTACAAGTCATCGACGAAATAACAAAAGATATTGAAAACGGCAAATATAGAGAAAAAGAAAAACTGCCATCAGAGTATCAATTGTCAAAACAATTAGGCGTTTCCAGAGCTACGTTAAGAGAAGCCCTGCGCATTCTTGAAGAAGACAATGTCGTGACGCGAAGGCACGGGGTTGGTACCTTTGTAAATTCGAAACCGATTTTTTCATCAGGTATTGAGGAGCTGAGCAGTGTTACTCAGATGATTGAACAATCTGGTAAAATCGCTGGCTCACAATATTTGTCTACAGAGTTAATTGAGGCAACAGATGAAGATAAAGCAAAATTTTCCCCAAGAAAAGTGAATACTCTGGCTAAAATTGAAAGAGTCCGTACTGCTGATAATAAGCCCGTCGTATTTTGTATTGATAAGGTACCGGAAAATTTGATACCGCTTGATCGAGTCCATGAGGAAGATTCTATCTTTGAACTTTTAGAAGATTATGCGAATAAACGTATTGCGTACGCTGTTACATACATAGAACCAATCAGCTATCATGACCGAATCTATAGTATTTTAGACTGTGTACCAGATCAATCACTTCTTTTGCTGAAACAGATTCATTATACAAGCAAAGATGAAGCCATCCTATATTCAGCCAATTATTTTCGTTCAGACATTTTCAGCTTTCATGTTCTGAGAAAGCGTGTATAA
- a CDS encoding BMP family protein, producing the protein MKNRKFILLFTLLLSLGIVLAACGSGSNEDNTTGSDDNKDNADNASSEEDYSIAMVTDQGGVDDKSFNQSAWEGIQAWGEENGLSKGSGFNYAQSASQADFMPNITRLVRDEYNLIFGTGFLLKEDIQKAAEQFPDTYFAIVDDVVEAPNALSVTFKEHEGSFLAGVAAANKTKSNKLGFVGGIDSPLITKFEAGFIAGAKSVNPDIEVDVQYAETFDDAAKGKLIASNMYSNDVDVIYHASGGTGNGVFNQAKDIKQNDADREIWVIGVDADQHEEGQIGDHNVTLTSMVKRVDVAVQDVGKMLQAGEFPGGEHLEFGIEEDGISIAETNADAFTEDIKNAVNEWQEKILNGDVEVPQTREELESFLDAL; encoded by the coding sequence TTGAAGAATCGTAAGTTTATTCTATTGTTTACTTTATTGCTTAGTCTTGGAATTGTTTTAGCTGCATGTGGAAGCGGTTCAAATGAGGACAACACAACGGGCTCAGACGACAATAAGGATAATGCAGATAATGCATCATCTGAAGAGGATTACAGTATTGCAATGGTAACAGACCAAGGTGGGGTAGATGATAAATCATTTAACCAGTCTGCGTGGGAAGGTATCCAAGCATGGGGAGAAGAGAATGGATTATCAAAAGGTAGTGGATTCAATTATGCGCAATCCGCATCCCAAGCAGATTTTATGCCAAACATCACGCGACTTGTTAGGGATGAGTACAACTTAATTTTCGGGACTGGTTTCCTTTTAAAAGAGGATATTCAAAAAGCCGCGGAACAATTTCCGGATACGTATTTTGCAATTGTAGATGATGTTGTAGAAGCTCCAAATGCACTTAGTGTTACATTTAAAGAGCACGAAGGCTCTTTCTTAGCTGGTGTTGCAGCAGCCAATAAAACAAAATCAAATAAACTTGGATTTGTTGGCGGAATTGATTCCCCTCTAATCACAAAATTTGAAGCAGGCTTTATTGCAGGCGCAAAATCTGTAAATCCTGATATTGAAGTAGATGTTCAGTATGCTGAAACATTTGATGATGCAGCAAAGGGTAAATTAATTGCATCCAATATGTACAGTAATGATGTTGACGTTATTTACCATGCATCTGGTGGAACTGGAAACGGTGTATTTAACCAAGCAAAAGATATTAAACAAAATGACGCTGATCGTGAAATCTGGGTAATCGGTGTAGACGCTGACCAGCATGAAGAAGGCCAAATTGGCGACCATAACGTAACATTAACTTCCATGGTAAAGCGAGTGGATGTTGCTGTACAGGATGTTGGTAAAATGCTGCAAGCAGGCGAATTCCCTGGTGGAGAACACTTAGAATTCGGGATAGAAGAAGACGGTATTTCAATTGCTGAAACAAATGCAGATGCATTTACTGAAGATATTAAGAATGCTGTTAATGAATGGCAAGAAAAAATTCTTAACGGAGATGTAGAAGTACCTCAGACACGTGAAGAATTAGAATCATTTTTAGATGCACTTTAA
- a CDS encoding ABC transporter ATP-binding protein: MEYVIEMLNIRKEFPGIVANDNITVQLKQGEIHALLGENGAGKSTLMNVLFGLYQPEQGEIRVKGKKVNITNPNIANDLGIGMVHQHFMLVEPFTVTQNIVLGSEPTKKTGVINVEKARKDIKEISDRYGLKVDPDAKVSDISVGMQQRVEILKTLYRGAEVLIFDEPTAVLTPQEINELMEIMRSLIKEGKSIILITHKLKEIMEVCDRCTVIRKGKGIGTVNVAETNTNELASLMVGREVHFKTEKKQAEPQGTVLTIENLVVKDSRKVELVKGLNLELRAGEIVGIAGVDGNGQSELIEAITGLRQAVSGSIKLKNKNITNKSPRKVTESGVGHIPQDRHRFGLVLDYSIGENIVLQTYYKKPYSKAKVLNYKAIYEKAEKIIKEYDVRTPSVLTKARALSGGNQQKAIIGREVDRSPDLLIAAQPTRGLDVGAIEFIHKKLIEERDKGKAILLISFELDEIMNVSDRIAVMFDGKIVAEVKPEETTEQELGLLMAGSQVKEGDSNAIQ; the protein is encoded by the coding sequence GTGGAATATGTAATTGAAATGTTGAATATACGCAAGGAATTTCCTGGAATCGTAGCAAATGATAATATTACAGTCCAGCTCAAACAAGGTGAAATTCATGCACTGCTAGGAGAGAATGGTGCTGGAAAATCCACATTGATGAATGTGTTATTTGGTTTATACCAGCCGGAACAAGGAGAAATTCGTGTTAAAGGTAAAAAGGTAAATATTACGAACCCGAATATTGCGAATGATCTTGGAATTGGGATGGTGCACCAACATTTTATGCTTGTTGAGCCATTTACAGTGACTCAAAACATAGTTCTCGGAAGTGAACCAACTAAAAAAACGGGTGTTATTAATGTTGAAAAAGCCAGGAAAGATATTAAGGAAATTTCCGACCGCTACGGACTGAAGGTCGATCCAGATGCAAAAGTAAGTGATATTTCAGTCGGTATGCAACAGCGTGTAGAAATTTTAAAAACTTTGTATCGTGGAGCCGAAGTACTTATTTTTGATGAACCAACTGCAGTATTAACACCTCAAGAGATAAATGAACTAATGGAGATTATGCGTTCACTTATTAAGGAAGGTAAATCTATTATTCTTATAACACATAAACTTAAGGAAATAATGGAAGTTTGTGACAGGTGTACGGTTATTCGCAAAGGAAAAGGAATCGGCACTGTAAATGTTGCGGAGACAAACACAAATGAATTGGCATCACTTATGGTTGGTAGAGAAGTACATTTCAAAACAGAGAAGAAGCAAGCGGAGCCTCAGGGAACTGTTTTAACGATAGAAAATCTAGTTGTAAAAGATTCAAGAAAAGTAGAATTAGTTAAAGGCCTGAATCTTGAGCTTCGTGCTGGAGAGATTGTCGGAATTGCCGGTGTAGACGGTAATGGACAATCAGAATTGATTGAGGCAATAACGGGACTGCGCCAAGCAGTATCGGGAAGTATTAAGCTTAAAAATAAAAACATTACCAATAAGAGTCCGAGAAAGGTAACAGAGAGTGGTGTTGGTCATATACCACAGGACAGGCATCGATTTGGACTTGTGCTGGATTATTCTATTGGTGAAAATATTGTGCTGCAAACCTATTATAAGAAGCCTTATTCGAAGGCAAAAGTATTGAATTACAAAGCAATCTATGAGAAAGCAGAAAAGATTATTAAAGAATATGATGTTCGTACGCCGAGCGTCCTCACGAAGGCAAGGGCTCTTTCTGGCGGTAATCAGCAAAAAGCAATTATTGGTCGCGAAGTGGATCGATCACCTGATTTATTGATTGCTGCCCAGCCGACACGAGGACTGGATGTAGGTGCTATTGAATTTATTCATAAAAAATTAATTGAAGAACGTGATAAAGGAAAGGCAATTCTATTAATTTCTTTTGAACTAGATGAAATTATGAACGTCAGTGATCGAATTGCAGTTATGTTTGATGGGAAAATTGTTGCTGAAGTGAAGCCAGAAGAAACGACTGAACAGGAGCTTGGACTGTTGATGGCTGGAAGTCAGGTTAAGGAAGGTGATTCAAATGCCATCCAATAA